One genomic region from Prochlorococcus marinus CUG1433 encodes:
- a CDS encoding segregation/condensation protein A: MLIKFLQDAAGKGDLDPWDIDVISVIDSFLEQYSQSFGSKSNSKSSYQKDLSETSEAFFAASVLVNLKAQVLESDVFKENSSDFEDDFDLDDQDWIDQEFDIPKYPEKYLRRRSIAQPILKRTTTLGELVSQLESIAEVIETQDLLLMKRKRNKKYSDKALISQVKSLAHREKLPETTKALGKFIDGWEKALQWTDFEYLVEQWQTAVKNDLDKDRLGVFWALLFLSSENKIEIKQINSLYGPIQIKRIIPQGGLAQLPIDNLDVPKTYPSAI, from the coding sequence TTGTTGATTAAGTTTCTTCAAGACGCCGCAGGTAAAGGTGATCTTGATCCATGGGATATTGATGTAATAAGTGTAATTGATAGTTTTTTAGAGCAATATTCACAATCTTTTGGCAGCAAATCAAATAGTAAAAGTTCCTATCAAAAGGATTTATCTGAGACAAGCGAAGCTTTTTTTGCTGCTTCCGTATTAGTTAATTTAAAGGCTCAAGTTTTGGAATCTGATGTTTTCAAAGAAAATTCTTCCGATTTTGAAGATGATTTTGACTTGGATGATCAAGATTGGATTGACCAAGAATTTGACATACCAAAATATCCTGAAAAATATCTAAGGAGAAGATCAATAGCACAACCAATTCTCAAACGTACAACCACTCTGGGAGAACTTGTAAGTCAGTTAGAGTCTATTGCTGAAGTTATAGAAACCCAAGACCTTCTTCTAATGAAGAGAAAAAGAAATAAAAAATATTCAGATAAAGCTTTAATTTCTCAAGTGAAATCATTAGCGCATCGTGAGAAACTACCCGAAACCACTAAAGCACTAGGTAAATTTATTGATGGGTGGGAAAAAGCATTACAGTGGACAGATTTTGAATATCTAGTTGAGCAATGGCAAACTGCTGTAAAAAATGATTTAGATAAAGATCGTTTGGGGGTTTTTTGGGCCTTATTATTTTTATCATCTGAAAACAAAATTGAAATTAAACAAATTAACTCCTTATATGGCCCAATTCAAATTAAAAGAATAATTCCTCAAGGAGGTTTAGCTCAATTGCCTATAGATAATCTTGATGTACCCAAGACTTATCCTTCTGCTATTTAG
- a CDS encoding NAD(P)H-quinone oxidoreductase subunit 4 — protein sequence MLGTLGAGLSNFPWLSASILFPIGSAFVIPFFPDKGDGKEVRWFALSIALITFLITVGSYINGFDISNENVQLKENISWLPDLGLTWSVGADGMSMPLILLTSFITALAVLAAWPVKFKPKLFFFLILVMDGGQIAVFAVQDMLLFFLTWELELIPVYLLLAIWGGKNRQYAATKFIIYTAGSSIFILLAALAMGFYGTEIPNFEFSHLAAQDFSQKFQILCYVGLLIAFGVKLPIVPLHTWLPDAHGEATAPVHMLLAGILLKMGGYALLRFNAQLLPVAHAQFAPLLIVLGVVNIIYAALTSFAQRNLKRKIAYSSISHMGFVLIGIGSFSSLGTSGAMLQMVSHGLIGASLFFLVGATYDRTKTLKLDEMSGVGQKMRIMFALWTACSLASLALPGMSGFVSELMVFTGFVTDEVYTLPFRVVMASLAAIGVILTPIYLLSMLREIFFGKENPKLTEERKLIDAEPREVYIIACLLLPIIGIGLYPRLVTESYIASINNLVDRDLTAVKSAVKTNIFSGTKTNEILKAPTI from the coding sequence ATGTTGGGAACTTTGGGAGCTGGATTGTCTAATTTCCCTTGGCTATCTGCTTCAATTTTATTTCCAATTGGTAGTGCATTTGTGATACCTTTTTTCCCGGATAAAGGGGACGGCAAAGAGGTGAGATGGTTTGCATTGTCTATTGCATTAATAACTTTTTTAATAACTGTAGGTTCATATATAAATGGCTTTGATATTAGTAATGAAAATGTTCAACTGAAAGAAAATATTAGCTGGCTCCCTGATTTAGGTCTTACTTGGTCTGTTGGCGCTGATGGCATGTCTATGCCGTTAATACTATTGACTAGTTTTATAACTGCTTTAGCAGTTCTTGCTGCATGGCCAGTCAAGTTCAAACCAAAGTTATTTTTCTTTTTGATATTGGTTATGGATGGTGGGCAAATCGCAGTGTTTGCAGTACAAGATATGCTTTTATTCTTTCTAACTTGGGAACTTGAGTTAATTCCCGTTTATTTATTACTGGCTATATGGGGTGGCAAAAATAGACAATATGCAGCAACAAAATTCATTATTTATACAGCTGGTAGTTCTATCTTTATTCTTTTGGCAGCTTTAGCAATGGGTTTCTATGGTACAGAAATTCCTAACTTTGAGTTTTCTCACTTGGCAGCTCAAGATTTTAGTCAAAAATTCCAAATATTATGTTACGTCGGGCTTTTAATTGCATTTGGAGTGAAACTACCAATAGTACCTCTTCATACTTGGCTTCCAGATGCTCATGGAGAGGCTACAGCTCCTGTTCATATGCTTCTAGCAGGTATTTTATTAAAGATGGGAGGATATGCTCTTTTAAGATTTAATGCACAATTATTACCCGTTGCTCATGCTCAATTTGCCCCATTATTAATAGTTCTAGGGGTAGTCAATATAATTTATGCTGCATTAACTTCTTTTGCTCAAAGAAATCTTAAAAGAAAAATTGCATATAGTTCGATTAGTCATATGGGTTTCGTTCTTATTGGTATAGGGAGTTTTAGTAGCCTTGGAACAAGTGGAGCTATGCTGCAAATGGTTAGTCATGGATTAATCGGTGCAAGTTTATTTTTTCTTGTTGGTGCCACCTATGACAGAACAAAGACTCTTAAACTTGATGAAATGAGTGGTGTAGGACAAAAAATGAGAATCATGTTTGCCCTATGGACTGCTTGCTCACTTGCTTCTCTAGCCTTGCCTGGTATGAGTGGATTTGTTTCCGAATTGATGGTATTTACAGGATTTGTTACTGATGAAGTATATACACTTCCTTTCAGGGTAGTTATGGCCTCTTTAGCTGCTATCGGTGTAATACTTACTCCTATTTATCTACTTTCAATGTTAAGAGAAATTTTCTTTGGTAAAGAAAATCCTAAATTAACGGAGGAACGAAAACTTATAGATGCAGAGCCAAGGGAAGTTTATATTATTGCTTGTTTACTTTTACCGATTATTGGAATAGGTTTGTACCCAAGGTTAGTAACTGAAAGTTACATTGCGTCTATCAATAATTTAGTTGATAGAGATTTAACTGCTGTTAAATCTGCTGTGAAAACAAATATTTTTTCAGGAACTAAAACAAATGAGATTCTAAAAGCTCCAACTATATAA
- a CDS encoding NAD(P)H-quinone oxidoreductase subunit 5: MPQASEIAWLIPVFPLIGAVLSGLGLISINKKINNSREIVSVGLISFVGISAVISYKALIEQVNGYQTVEKLFVWANAGDFTIPMGFVIDPLGSVMLALVTTITLLVMIYSHGYMAHDKGYVRFFTYLALFSSSMMGLIVSPNLLEIYVFWELVGMCSYLLVGFWYDRDGAAHAAQKAFVVNRVGDFGLLLGILGLFWATNSFDFNEIATGISQSITDNSIPIWAALLLCFLVFLGPMAKSAQFPLHVWLPDAMEGPTPISALIHAATMVAAGIFLVARLQPLYSLFPSIQFIIALVGTITCFLGASIALTQMDLKKGLAYSTVSQLGYMMLAMGCGAPIAGIFHLVTHACFKAMLFLGSGSVIHAMEEVVGHQPVLAQDMRLMGGLRKKMPYTSTTFLIGCVAISGIPPLAGFWSKDEILGNAFISFPAFWFVGLLTAGMTAFYMFRLYFLTFEGDFRGENKELQKELLLASKTNLDEENEEDHEENGSIHESPWSMTFPLVFLAVPSVIIGFMGLPWDSKIANLLDPEEAETAAKAFELKEFLPLALASVLIASAGIIIAYQAYFVKKINLSVLFAEKFPSINRFLSNKWYLDDINEKLFVKGSRKLAKEVLEVDSKVVDGVVNLTGLVTLGSGEGLKYFETGRAQFYALIVFGGVILLVAIFGFQSPQVS; encoded by the coding sequence ATGCCTCAAGCTTCAGAAATTGCCTGGTTAATTCCTGTTTTCCCACTTATCGGAGCAGTGCTTTCTGGCTTAGGACTAATAAGCATTAACAAGAAAATTAATAATTCAAGAGAAATTGTTTCTGTAGGTCTGATTTCTTTCGTTGGGATTTCTGCAGTAATTAGTTATAAAGCTCTAATTGAGCAAGTTAATGGTTATCAAACAGTAGAAAAATTATTTGTATGGGCCAATGCTGGGGATTTCACGATTCCAATGGGATTTGTTATTGATCCATTGGGAAGTGTAATGCTTGCTTTAGTAACTACTATAACTTTGCTGGTAATGATTTACTCTCATGGTTATATGGCCCATGATAAAGGTTATGTCAGATTTTTTACATATTTAGCATTATTTAGTAGTTCAATGATGGGATTAATAGTTAGTCCGAATTTATTAGAAATTTATGTTTTTTGGGAATTAGTTGGGATGTGTTCTTATTTATTGGTTGGTTTTTGGTATGACAGGGATGGCGCTGCACATGCTGCACAAAAAGCATTTGTTGTTAATAGAGTGGGAGACTTTGGGTTATTACTAGGAATTCTTGGCCTATTTTGGGCTACAAATAGTTTTGATTTTAATGAAATAGCTACTGGAATTTCCCAATCAATTACTGACAATTCGATACCCATTTGGGCTGCTTTACTCCTTTGTTTTTTAGTTTTTTTAGGGCCAATGGCAAAATCTGCTCAGTTTCCACTTCATGTTTGGTTGCCTGATGCGATGGAAGGCCCGACACCTATTTCTGCCCTTATCCATGCTGCAACAATGGTTGCTGCAGGAATATTTCTTGTAGCAAGGCTTCAACCTTTGTATTCATTATTTCCTTCTATTCAGTTCATTATTGCTTTAGTTGGAACCATTACTTGTTTCTTAGGTGCTTCTATAGCTTTAACCCAAATGGATTTAAAAAAGGGTTTGGCATATAGCACTGTTTCACAGCTTGGTTATATGATGCTTGCGATGGGTTGTGGAGCTCCAATAGCTGGAATTTTTCATCTAGTTACTCATGCTTGCTTCAAAGCAATGCTTTTTCTTGGATCTGGTTCTGTGATCCATGCTATGGAAGAAGTAGTTGGCCATCAGCCTGTATTAGCTCAAGATATGCGATTGATGGGTGGGTTAAGAAAAAAAATGCCATATACATCAACAACATTTTTAATAGGTTGTGTGGCAATTAGTGGAATTCCCCCATTGGCAGGTTTTTGGAGTAAAGACGAGATACTAGGAAATGCTTTTATATCATTTCCAGCTTTTTGGTTCGTTGGACTTCTAACAGCTGGTATGACTGCTTTTTATATGTTTAGGCTTTATTTCTTGACATTTGAAGGAGATTTCAGAGGGGAGAATAAAGAATTGCAAAAAGAGCTCCTATTAGCCTCTAAAACAAACCTAGATGAAGAAAATGAAGAAGATCATGAAGAAAATGGCTCTATTCATGAGTCACCCTGGTCAATGACATTTCCCTTGGTATTTTTAGCTGTACCTTCTGTAATTATCGGTTTTATGGGACTTCCCTGGGATAGCAAAATTGCAAATTTACTAGATCCTGAAGAAGCAGAGACTGCTGCAAAAGCCTTTGAGTTAAAAGAATTTTTGCCTTTAGCACTTGCATCAGTACTTATTGCATCAGCTGGAATCATTATTGCTTATCAGGCATATTTTGTGAAAAAAATTAATTTATCAGTTTTATTCGCTGAAAAGTTTCCTAGCATCAATAGATTTTTATCAAATAAATGGTATCTAGATGATATTAATGAAAAACTTTTTGTTAAGGGTAGTAGAAAACTTGCTAAAGAAGTTTTAGAGGTTGATTCTAAGGTGGTTGATGGCGTAGTAAATCTTACTGGACTTGTAACTTTAGGTAGTGGAGAAGGTTTAAAATATTTTGAGACTGGTAGGGCTCAATTTTATGCGCTTATCGTTTTTGGAGGCGTAATTTTACTAGTTGCTATATTTGGTTTTCAGTCTCCTCAAGTATCTTAA
- a CDS encoding LysR family transcriptional regulator has product MPELPFTLDQLRILKAIAAQGSFKKAADLLYVTQPAVSLQIQNLEKQLEITIFDRGGRKALLTEAGRLLLDYCERILNQCDEACKAIEDLNSLKGGTLVIGASQTTGTYLMPRMIGLFRQKYPDVSVQLQVHSTRRTGWSVANGQIDLAIIGGQLPGELENLLQVIPYATDELALVLPSKHPLSTKKELLKEDLYKLNFVTLDSQSTTRKVVDKLLQDSGLDIQRLKIEMELNSLEAIKNAVQSGLGASFLPVVSIERELAAGTIHKAFVADLEVKRELKLITNPSRYKSRASEVFKKNILPQFASLESPLRQI; this is encoded by the coding sequence ATGCCAGAATTACCATTTACTCTCGACCAATTAAGAATACTAAAAGCTATAGCAGCTCAAGGAAGTTTTAAAAAAGCTGCAGATCTCTTATACGTAACCCAACCTGCAGTAAGTTTACAAATACAAAATCTGGAAAAACAACTTGAAATCACAATTTTCGACAGAGGTGGGCGAAAGGCTCTATTGACTGAAGCAGGAAGACTATTGCTTGATTATTGCGAACGAATTTTGAATCAATGCGACGAAGCTTGTAAAGCTATTGAAGATTTAAATAGCTTAAAAGGAGGAACTCTTGTCATTGGAGCCAGCCAAACAACTGGAACCTATTTAATGCCGAGAATGATAGGACTATTCAGACAAAAATACCCTGACGTATCTGTTCAACTTCAAGTTCACAGTACGAGAAGAACTGGTTGGAGTGTGGCCAATGGACAAATTGACTTAGCCATTATTGGCGGACAATTACCGGGAGAATTGGAAAATTTGCTACAAGTAATTCCATATGCAACAGATGAATTGGCATTAGTTTTACCCTCTAAACACCCACTTTCGACCAAAAAAGAGCTTCTAAAAGAAGACTTATACAAATTAAATTTTGTAACATTAGACTCACAATCTACAACAAGAAAAGTTGTTGACAAACTTCTCCAAGATTCTGGGCTTGATATTCAAAGATTAAAAATTGAGATGGAACTTAACTCTCTTGAAGCAATAAAGAATGCAGTGCAATCAGGTTTAGGAGCTTCCTTTTTGCCTGTTGTTTCTATTGAAAGAGAATTAGCGGCTGGAACAATCCACAAAGCATTCGTTGCTGATTTAGAGGTAAAAAGAGAACTTAAATTAATTACTAATCCGTCAAGATATAAATCAAGAGCATCAGAAGTATTCAAGAAAAATATTTTGCCTCAATTTGCTAGTTTAGAAAGCCCATTAAGGCAAATATAA
- a CDS encoding DUF3172 domain-containing protein, producing the protein MNRSSSNRRPRRGSNRSYPPNSKDMYSYGQRSNRLPASSEQNVNFNTGTIAVLAGVLILGVGIGSAITSTTDGGQGNIASQQQLDMAVPDPEFCRQWGASAFVIDVEMYTTLNPSTSFVTQPALQPGCVIRRENWTVLQKQGAISNEDVRECKQRMNTFAYIGSIRDKPIVKCVYQTDVNENKFIIKGDGQAEDGGVGINKEAIQF; encoded by the coding sequence GTGAATAGATCATCCTCAAATAGAAGGCCAAGAAGAGGCTCAAATAGAAGTTATCCACCAAATTCAAAGGATATGTATTCGTATGGTCAAAGAAGCAATAGATTGCCTGCTTCTTCTGAACAAAATGTTAACTTTAATACAGGGACTATTGCTGTGCTTGCGGGAGTATTAATTTTAGGAGTTGGTATTGGGAGCGCGATTACAAGTACAACAGATGGCGGGCAGGGAAATATAGCAAGTCAACAACAATTAGATATGGCTGTTCCAGATCCTGAATTTTGTAGACAGTGGGGAGCTAGTGCTTTTGTAATTGATGTTGAAATGTATACGACTCTAAATCCATCTACGAGTTTTGTAACGCAACCAGCTCTTCAGCCAGGGTGTGTTATTAGAAGAGAGAATTGGACAGTGTTACAAAAACAGGGCGCAATTAGTAATGAAGATGTAAGAGAATGTAAGCAAAGGATGAATACTTTTGCTTATATTGGTTCTATAAGAGATAAGCCAATAGTTAAGTGCGTTTATCAGACTGATGTAAATGAAAATAAATTTATCATCAAAGGTGATGGACAAGCTGAAGACGGCGGTGTAGGTATCAACAAAGAAGCAATTCAGTTTTGA
- the ndhM gene encoding NAD(P)H-quinone oxidoreductase subunit M gives MEKMLLKSTTRHVRIFTAEVVDEELKFHPNKLTLDLDPDNEFIWSEDSLNKVNEKFNELIKERSGKDLDDYELRKIGSEIEGLIKFLLQNGQLSYNPDCRVMNYSMGLPKTNKVL, from the coding sequence ATGGAAAAAATGCTTTTAAAATCGACAACTAGGCATGTAAGAATTTTTACTGCCGAAGTGGTAGATGAGGAATTAAAGTTTCATCCCAATAAACTAACTCTTGATTTAGATCCCGATAACGAATTTATTTGGAGCGAAGATTCTCTAAACAAAGTAAATGAAAAATTCAATGAATTAATAAAAGAGAGATCTGGAAAGGATTTAGATGATTATGAACTTCGAAAAATAGGATCAGAAATTGAAGGTTTGATTAAATTTTTGCTTCAAAATGGTCAGCTTAGCTATAACCCTGACTGTAGAGTAATGAATTATTCAATGGGTTTACCAAAGACGAATAAAGTGCTGTGA
- the pds gene encoding 15-cis-phytoene desaturase translates to MRVVIAGAGLAGLSCAKYLVDNGHIPIVLEARDVLGGKVAAWKDEDGDWYETGLHIFFGAYPNMLQLFKELDIEDRLQWKSHSMIFNQPSEPGTYSRFDFPDIPAPVNGVSAILSNNDMLSWNEKILFGLGLVPAMLRGQKYLDKCDKKSWTDWLKEHNIPERVNDEVFIAMSKALNFIGPDEISSTVLLTALNRFLQEKNGSKMAFLDGAPPERLCQPMVDYITARGGEVHINSPLREINLNEDSTVKSFTVASLDKNEKKELTADAYVSAMPVDLFKLMIPKQWKGLDAFSKLDGLNGVPVINIHLWFDKKLTDIDHLLFSRSPLLSVYADMSITCKEYEDPNRSMLELVFAPAKDWINRSDQDIVDATMEELKKLFPTHFMGDDKTNLRKYKVVKTPRSVYKAVPGCQEFRPSQKSPIKNFFLAGDYTMQKYLASMEGAVLSGKLCAESINKEYCKTPQNVSS, encoded by the coding sequence ATGCGTGTTGTAATTGCTGGTGCTGGTTTAGCAGGTTTATCTTGCGCTAAATATTTAGTCGATAATGGACACATTCCGATTGTACTTGAAGCCAGAGACGTTTTAGGTGGGAAAGTTGCTGCTTGGAAAGACGAAGATGGAGATTGGTATGAAACAGGGTTACACATATTTTTTGGAGCCTACCCAAATATGTTGCAACTTTTTAAGGAATTAGATATTGAAGACAGACTTCAATGGAAAAGTCATTCAATGATTTTTAATCAGCCATCAGAGCCTGGTACTTACAGCAGATTCGACTTTCCCGATATACCTGCTCCAGTTAATGGTGTATCAGCAATACTAAGCAATAATGATATGCTTTCATGGAATGAAAAGATTCTATTTGGATTAGGTTTAGTGCCTGCAATGTTGAGAGGCCAAAAGTACTTAGATAAATGTGATAAAAAATCATGGACAGATTGGCTAAAAGAGCACAATATACCGGAAAGAGTTAATGATGAAGTATTTATAGCGATGAGTAAAGCCCTTAATTTCATTGGACCGGATGAAATATCATCTACAGTTTTATTAACAGCATTAAACAGATTTCTACAAGAAAAAAATGGTTCTAAAATGGCATTCCTTGACGGAGCTCCTCCAGAAAGACTATGCCAGCCAATGGTTGATTATATTACTGCTCGTGGTGGTGAGGTGCACATCAATAGTCCATTAAGAGAAATCAATCTTAATGAGGACAGTACTGTAAAAAGTTTTACTGTTGCCTCTTTAGATAAAAACGAAAAGAAAGAGCTAACTGCTGATGCTTATGTAAGTGCAATGCCCGTAGATCTCTTTAAATTAATGATCCCAAAACAATGGAAAGGGTTAGATGCATTTTCTAAATTAGATGGTTTAAATGGTGTGCCAGTTATTAATATCCATTTATGGTTTGACAAAAAATTAACAGATATTGATCATTTACTATTCAGTAGATCCCCACTCCTGAGTGTTTATGCAGATATGAGTATCACCTGCAAAGAATATGAAGACCCAAATAGATCAATGCTTGAATTGGTTTTTGCACCAGCAAAAGATTGGATAAATAGAAGTGATCAGGATATTGTTGATGCAACTATGGAGGAACTCAAAAAATTATTCCCAACGCATTTCATGGGAGATGATAAAACAAACTTACGAAAATATAAAGTAGTCAAAACTCCAAGATCTGTTTATAAAGCAGTTCCTGGATGCCAAGAGTTCAGACCTAGTCAAAAATCTCCTATAAAGAACTTCTTTTTAGCGGGTGATTATACTATGCAAAAATATTTAGCATCTATGGAAGGAGCTGTTTTAAGTGGTAAATTATGCGCGGAATCAATCAATAAGGAGTATTGCAAAACTCCTCAAAATGTTTCTTCATGA
- a CDS encoding phytoene synthase, which produces MENSTSQLDQAYEICRKETQKWAKTFYLGTLLLPTEKRKAIWAIYVWCRRTDEIMDSLEASTKSQDELSDNLDAWEDNTKNVFKGNIKSELDAVLLDTIEKYPQSIQPYLDMIDGQRMDLTKFRYKDFDELKLYCYRVAGTVGLMTQNVMGIDSAYTSAPWSEKPDPSKAAIALGIANQLTNILRDVGEDRQRGRIYLPQADIEKFHYSEEKLLKGEINSQWKALMNFELARARDWFQKSEDGIKWLSSDARWPVWTSLRLYRGILDSIERLDYDVFNNRAFVRNSVKAFEIPISFLISRIK; this is translated from the coding sequence TTGGAAAATTCAACTTCTCAACTTGATCAAGCATACGAGATATGCCGAAAAGAAACCCAAAAATGGGCTAAAACCTTTTACTTGGGAACCCTTCTGCTACCTACAGAGAAAAGAAAAGCTATTTGGGCTATTTATGTTTGGTGTAGAAGAACTGATGAAATAATGGACAGCTTAGAAGCTTCAACTAAATCTCAAGATGAACTTTCAGATAATTTAGATGCATGGGAAGACAATACAAAGAATGTATTTAAAGGAAATATTAAGTCAGAATTAGATGCGGTTTTATTAGATACAATCGAAAAATATCCACAAAGTATTCAACCTTACTTAGATATGATAGACGGTCAGAGGATGGATCTCACTAAATTTAGATACAAAGATTTTGACGAATTAAAACTATATTGTTATAGAGTTGCAGGAACTGTTGGCTTAATGACTCAGAATGTCATGGGTATTGATAGCGCTTATACATCAGCTCCTTGGAGTGAAAAACCTGATCCTTCTAAAGCAGCGATAGCTCTAGGTATAGCTAATCAATTAACGAATATACTAAGAGATGTAGGAGAGGATAGACAAAGAGGTAGAATTTATCTGCCACAAGCAGACATTGAAAAATTTCATTATTCCGAAGAAAAACTTTTAAAAGGTGAAATAAACAGCCAATGGAAGGCACTCATGAATTTTGAATTAGCAAGGGCTCGAGATTGGTTCCAAAAGTCTGAAGATGGCATTAAATGGTTATCTTCCGATGCAAGATGGCCAGTTTGGACCTCATTACGTCTTTATAGAGGGATATTAGATTCTATTGAAAGGTTAGATTATGATGTTTTTAATAACAGAGCTTTTGTAAGAAATTCAGTTAAAGCTTTTGAAATTCCTATATCTTTTTTAATTTCTAGAATTAAATAA
- a CDS encoding RNA-binding protein, which yields MSIRIYIGNLPEAFNPKEFDAILKSVSDSIRFKAVLDKETKESRGFGFATANNEENANLLIQKLNGFEFNGSKLRVELSEKKDSASNKRNSGNSTKRRKNFKKIVHSDAPNLEAPDPRWAGELSKLKDLLANQKTPA from the coding sequence ATGAGCATCCGCATTTACATTGGCAACTTACCAGAAGCATTTAATCCAAAAGAATTTGATGCAATTTTAAAATCAGTCTCTGATTCAATTAGATTTAAAGCAGTTTTAGATAAAGAAACGAAGGAATCAAGGGGTTTTGGTTTCGCAACTGCAAACAATGAAGAGAATGCTAATCTATTGATCCAAAAACTTAACGGTTTTGAATTTAATGGTTCCAAATTAAGAGTAGAGCTATCAGAAAAGAAAGATTCTGCTTCAAATAAAAGAAATAGCGGGAACTCAACGAAGAGGAGGAAAAACTTTAAGAAAATTGTACATAGTGATGCTCCTAATCTTGAAGCACCAGATCCAAGATGGGCTGGAGAACTATCTAAATTAAAAGATTTGTTGGCAAACCAAAAAACACCGGCTTAG